The genomic segment TCGTATATTTTAATATTATTATGCGATGCTCTTCTATCGGTTCTCTTCGAATCTTTACGATTCTATTACTCTTATTTTTTCTGTCCCGATCTCTCGGGACGGCTGTCAATTCAATATGTCTACGAACGTGTATTTCTTTTTGTCTTTCGCTTGTTTCTCAAAGCGGGTGCAAAACTAAAACTTCTTTTTGTTTCTCGCAAGAAAAATTTAAAAAATTTTGAAACTTTTTTTTCGTTTCCATTTTCTCAATTTCTCTCCAGTCTCTCAAGGAACTTTCCGTGTTTTGCGGGGTGCAAATGTAAAAAGCATTTTCAAATCTCACAAGCTTTTCGCAATCTTTTTTTTTCAGATTTTTTTTCTCTGATCGATTCCCTATGCCTGTCAGTATTTCGATGAACGTTTTTCGTTTCTGCGGGTGCAAAAGTACACAACAATTCCAGTTAAACAAGCCTTTTTCTAATCTTTTTTTATTCTTTTTTAATCCTTTTTCTTAACTCGCTGATAACGGCTCCTTTACAAATCAAAATTTTTTATCCCTATGTAAGGGTTTTCTTTGTTTTGATAGGCTTTTGGTAATTTCTTCCCGTTTTTGTTTTTCCATTTTGCGGAGTTTTTAAGCTTTCATGCCCTTTTTTAAAGGATAAACAATCTTTTTAAATACACCTTCTGCCCGAAAAAACGGCTGCATCTCCCCCTTTTATCCGTCTTTTTACCAAATTCTTCTCTGCTCAGACAGATTTTATTTTGAAAATGGCATTATCTACCTAAATCATCCCATCTCTAACCTTAAAAATTTAAAAAACAGACAATATCTTTTATTACATACCTAATATTAATAAGACGCACTGCCGTGCGTCTCTACATAAAATGAAATTCAATTAATCTATACTTATATATATGTATGAAAAACAAACCCGGCAGGTTTTAAAAATCTGTCGGGTTGGGAAGTGTATTATTTTAGGAGATCAATCGAAACGAATTGCCTTTACCGGCGAGATCTTAGTTATTATATAGGAGGGAATCAATAATACCAGGAAACAAACTGTTATGGTTAATAGATTCAATAAAAGAATGTGCATCCAATTTAAATAAACCGGAGCTTGGTTTACATAGTAATTTTCAGGATTAAGATGAATGATCCCGAATTGCTGTTGAATTAACAATATCGAAATCCCAATTAAATTCCCCCAAAACAATCCACGAAGTATTAAATAGAATGCATTATACAGGAAAACTTTTCGCACTGACCAGTTATTAGCTCCAACGGCTTTTAATATTCCTATCATTTGCGTTCTTTCTAAAATAAGCACTAAGAGCGCAACTACCATATTAATTGTGGCAACGAGAATCATTATTCCTAATATAACAATAATATTAAAATCGAAAAGCTGCAGCCAGTCGAATATATAACTGTATTTTTCGGTTATCGTTTTGGTGTCGAGATTTGAAGAAATTTGTTCGTAAATCTGATTCCCTGTTTCTTTGATTTTCGTAAAGTCTTTTACAAAAACTTCAAAAGCTCCTACCTGATCCGTACTCCATTTATTGATTCGCTGAATATGGCGAATATCTCCTATTATATAAGTAGCATCGAAATCCTGAAATCCTGAACTAAAGATTCCTGTAATTTTAAATCTGCGGCTGTTTGGCAGTTTCCCTTGTTCTTCTTTTATAAAAAAAGTATTGAAACTGTCTCCTAATTTTAAATTGAGCCTGTTTGCCAAATATCTTGAAATTATAACATCTTCGTTTAATGTATTAGAAAAATCAGGCAATTTCCCTTCTACTAAATACTCTTTTATATTATTCCAGTTATAATCGGCTCCTACTCCTTTAAAAATAATTCCTTCAAAAGCATTTTCGGTTCTAATAATTCCGGCCTTGCTTGCTATAGCCTGAATATGGCTTACTTCTGGAATGGATTTGAAATTTGGATAAAAATCCTGTTTTTTCGAAATCGGTATTAAAGTAACATCTGAATTATTGTTGTCATAATTGGAAATAATAACCTGACCGTTAAATGCAGAAATTTTTTCGCGTATTTTTTGCTGTAAACCAATTCCCGTCGCCACAGAAACCATCATCATAATTATACCAATCGCAATCGCTGATATAGCAATTTTTATAATTGGTGCTGATATACTGCTTTTATAATCTTTGGCAGTAATAAGTCTTTTGGCTATAAAGTATTCTAAATTCAATTTAAGTTTCTTGTTATGGTTTGAGATTATTCAAAAGTACTGATTTCTATTAAAGCGGAAGTTTTTTCTTCATTTCTTCTACTATATTATATGCAGCTGGACAAATGGCTACATTTTTTAAAGTTAAATCAGCAATTTGATGGAACTTTTTACGATCTGTATGCGGAAATTCTCTGCAGGCCTTTGGTCTTACATCATAAATCATACAATAATTTTCGCTGTCAAGAAAAGTACATGGAACGCTTTTCAAAACATAATCTTTATCTTCATCAATACGCAGATACTGTTCAATAAATTGCTGTGGTTTTTGTCTAAAAGATTTCGAAATTCTTTCAATGTCGGCCAAAGTAAATAACGGCCCGGTTGTTTTGCAACAATTGGCGCATTGTAAACAGTCAGTTCTTTTAAATTCGGCATCATGCAAATCCTGCATAATGTAATCTAAATTCTTAGGCTGTTTCTTTTTCAGCTTATCAAAATACTTTTTGTTTTCGATATGCTTATCTTTGGCTAACTTATTTAAGTTATTTAAAATTTGTTTCAAGTTTAAAGTTTAAAGTTGATCTGCAAAATTAAACAACTTTAAACTTGAAACCTTAAACTTTGAACTAAATTACAATGAAAGATCTTTTTGGGAAAGCGATGTATGATTTCCAAACTAATAATTCACCCGAAGATATAATTACCGAAACTTCAATTTCTGAAGAAGATGAAATGAGTGTCGAATATTTATTTCGCTCTTATAATGAAATGCCAAAAATTGAGCAAAAAGCTTTACAATTGGCTAGAGGAAAAGTTCTTGACGTTGGATGTGGAGCCGGAAGTCATAGTTTATCATTACAAAATGATCGCAATTTAGATGTAACTGCCATCGACATTTCTCAAAAAGCAATAGAAACATGTAAACTTCGCGGTGTAGAAAACGCATTGGTTGAAAATATTCTGGATTTTGAAGGAGACAAATTTGATACGATTCTTCTATTAATGAATGGTACTGGTATTTTCGGGAAATTAAAAAACGCTAATACTTATTTATCTAAGTTAAAATCGCTTTTGAATCCAGATGGTCAAATTCTAATTGACAGTTCTGATATCATTTATATGTTTGATGAAGATGAAGACGGCGGAAAATGGATTCCTTCTGAAACAGAATATTATGGAGAACTTACTTTTTCTATTTCGTATAAAGGCGAAAAGGAAGAAACTTTTGACTGGTTATATCTTGATTATAATACACTACAAAATGCTGCTATTGCAAATGGACTAAAGTGTGAACTGATAACAGAGGGTGAACATTATGATTATTTAGCTAAACTTTCTATATAAAAATAAATTTTTAGAAGATGAATGAACTAGATTTAGAAAAACTAAAATATCCGATAGGCAAATTTCAAATTCCTGAGAAATTTACTCCGGAATATATTTCAACTAAAATTGAAGACATTTCGACTTTTCCCGAAAGGCTAAAAATTGAAGCAATTAATTTGAATGACGAACAATTAGATACTCCATATCGGCCTGATGGCTGGACAATTCGACAAGTAATTCATCATTGTGCTGAAAGCCACATGAATTGTTATATAAGATTAAAATGGGCATTAACCGAAAACAATCCCATAATAAAACCATACGATGAAAAATTATGGTCTGAACTTCCGGATAGTTTACAAATGCCTGTTGACCCAACATTAATTCTTTTGGAAGGATTGCATTTTAGACTGGCTTATATTATGAAAAATTTATCTGAAAATGATTTAGAGAAATCTTTTATTCATCCGGAAAATAATTCTGAATATCGACTTAAGCAAATTATTGGTATGTATGCCTGGCACGGAAATCATCATTTAGCCCATATTACAAATTTAAAAAAGTATAAAAACTGGAAATAAAAAAAACTCTCCTTTTTGGGAGAGTTTTTTTGTTTAAGGAATATTTAGATATTTATGTGTTTGAAGTGAAACTCTCCATTTTGGATTGTTCATAACATAATCAACTATCAATGGTGTCATTTCTTCTTTTTTACTCCATTCAGGCTGAAGAAATAAAATAGCATTATCATTTACTAATTCTGCTTGTTCTTCTGCAAAAATAAAATCGTGTTTATTATAGATAATGACTTTTAACTCATGTGCATTCTCATAAACTTCTTTAGTTGGCAATTTATTTTTCTTTGGAGAAAGACAAATCCAATCCCATGTTCCAGATAACGGATAAGCACCAGATGTTTCAATATGCACTTTCAGATTTTTATCTTTTAACCGCTGTGTCAACAAAGTCATATCCCAAGTAAGTGGTTCGCCGCCTGTAACTACCACTGTGTTTGCGTAACTTGAAGCATTGTTTACAATTACATCTATATTTGTTGGCGGATGCAGCTCAGCATTCCAACTTTCTTTTACATCGCACCAGTGGCATCCTACATCACAGCCTCCAATTCTA from the Flavobacterium sp. genome contains:
- a CDS encoding FtsX-like permease family protein, which gives rise to MNLEYFIAKRLITAKDYKSSISAPIIKIAISAIAIGIIMMMVSVATGIGLQQKIREKISAFNGQVIISNYDNNNSDVTLIPISKKQDFYPNFKSIPEVSHIQAIASKAGIIRTENAFEGIIFKGVGADYNWNNIKEYLVEGKLPDFSNTLNEDVIISRYLANRLNLKLGDSFNTFFIKEEQGKLPNSRRFKITGIFSSGFQDFDATYIIGDIRHIQRINKWSTDQVGAFEVFVKDFTKIKETGNQIYEQISSNLDTKTITEKYSYIFDWLQLFDFNIIVILGIMILVATINMVVALLVLILERTQMIGILKAVGANNWSVRKVFLYNAFYLILRGLFWGNLIGISILLIQQQFGIIHLNPENYYVNQAPVYLNWMHILLLNLLTITVCFLVLLIPSYIITKISPVKAIRFD
- a CDS encoding YkgJ family cysteine cluster protein → MKQILNNLNKLAKDKHIENKKYFDKLKKKQPKNLDYIMQDLHDAEFKRTDCLQCANCCKTTGPLFTLADIERISKSFRQKPQQFIEQYLRIDEDKDYVLKSVPCTFLDSENYCMIYDVRPKACREFPHTDRKKFHQIADLTLKNVAICPAAYNIVEEMKKKLPL
- a CDS encoding class I SAM-dependent methyltransferase produces the protein MKDLFGKAMYDFQTNNSPEDIITETSISEEDEMSVEYLFRSYNEMPKIEQKALQLARGKVLDVGCGAGSHSLSLQNDRNLDVTAIDISQKAIETCKLRGVENALVENILDFEGDKFDTILLLMNGTGIFGKLKNANTYLSKLKSLLNPDGQILIDSSDIIYMFDEDEDGGKWIPSETEYYGELTFSISYKGEKEETFDWLYLDYNTLQNAAIANGLKCELITEGEHYDYLAKLSI
- a CDS encoding YfiT family bacillithiol transferase, with the translated sequence MNELDLEKLKYPIGKFQIPEKFTPEYISTKIEDISTFPERLKIEAINLNDEQLDTPYRPDGWTIRQVIHHCAESHMNCYIRLKWALTENNPIIKPYDEKLWSELPDSLQMPVDPTLILLEGLHFRLAYIMKNLSENDLEKSFIHPENNSEYRLKQIIGMYAWHGNHHLAHITNLKKYKNWK
- a CDS encoding 7-carboxy-7-deazaguanine synthase QueE; the protein is MLSKEIQLEVNKGAMLPLMEEFYTIQGEGFHTGTAAYFIRIGGCDVGCHWCDVKESWNAELHPPTNIDVIVNNASSYANTVVVTGGEPLTWDMTLLTQRLKDKNLKVHIETSGAYPLSGTWDWICLSPKKNKLPTKEVYENAHELKVIIYNKHDFIFAEEQAELVNDNAILFLQPEWSKKEEMTPLIVDYVMNNPKWRVSLQTHKYLNIP